The Xanthobacter flavus genome includes a window with the following:
- a CDS encoding DUF3008 family protein — protein MPAKSKAQQMAAGAALSAKRGERKTSSLKGASREMVDTMSEKELHDLAATKQKGKPSHVSKD, from the coding sequence TCAAAGGCTCAGCAGATGGCGGCGGGCGCCGCTCTCTCCGCCAAGCGGGGTGAGCGCAAGACATCGTCGCTCAAGGGCGCGTCTCGCGAGATGGTGGACACCATGAGCGAGAAAGAGCTTCATGACCTTGCCGCGACCAAGCAGAAGGGCAAGCCCTCCCATGTCTCCAAAGACTGA
- a CDS encoding Ku protein has translation MAPRAFWKGYLKLSLVTCRVAMTPATSEREKVRFHTLNRETGNRIVSRYVDESSGKPVSEADEGRGYQTGDDSYVLVEDEELDDIALETTRTIDIESFVPRNTIGWVYLDKPHYLVPDDAVGAEAFSVIRSAMEDTGTAALSRLVMYRRERGVMLEPRGSGLILWTLRYGDEVREFDGAPEARGAPDKAALGLVKKLISERTQAFEPEMVHDPVQEGLMDLIASKRKKRPAKKVTKPAPEAPTGGNVVSIMDALRRSLSAEKGKRK, from the coding sequence ATGGCGCCGCGTGCCTTCTGGAAGGGCTATCTGAAGCTCTCCCTGGTGACCTGCCGGGTGGCCATGACGCCGGCCACATCGGAGCGGGAGAAGGTGCGCTTTCACACGCTGAACCGGGAAACGGGCAACCGCATCGTTTCCCGCTACGTGGACGAGAGCTCCGGCAAGCCCGTGTCCGAGGCCGACGAGGGGCGCGGCTACCAGACCGGCGACGACAGCTATGTGCTTGTCGAAGATGAAGAACTCGACGATATCGCGCTGGAGACCACGCGCACCATCGACATCGAGAGCTTCGTCCCCCGCAACACCATCGGCTGGGTCTATCTCGACAAGCCCCATTACCTCGTGCCGGACGACGCCGTCGGCGCCGAGGCTTTCTCGGTGATCCGCTCGGCCATGGAGGACACCGGGACGGCGGCGCTGTCGCGCCTCGTGATGTACCGGCGCGAGCGGGGCGTGATGCTGGAGCCGCGCGGCAGCGGGCTCATTCTCTGGACGCTTCGTTATGGCGACGAGGTCCGCGAATTCGACGGCGCGCCGGAGGCCAGGGGGGCGCCGGACAAGGCGGCGCTGGGGTTGGTGAAGAAGCTGATTTCCGAGCGCACTCAAGCCTTTGAGCCGGAGATGGTGCACGATCCCGTGCAGGAGGGGCTGATGGATCTCATCGCCTCAAAGCGCAAGAAGCGTCCGGCGAAGAAGGTTACCAAGCCCGCTCCTGAGGCGCCAACGGGCGGCAATGTGGTGAGCATCATGGATGCGCTGCGCCGCAGCCTTTCGGCCGAGAAGGGCAAACGGAAATAG